From a region of the Pseudomonadales bacterium genome:
- a CDS encoding PepSY domain-containing protein, producing MHARPIAAAAVLLLAAATGSARDIGHDEALQLRRSGELLALAELLERARTRYPDATLLEADLERESGTLVYELELLTRDGRVRELEFDARSGTLLSDKDED from the coding sequence ATGCACGCACGCCCCATCGCGGCAGCAGCAGTTCTGCTGCTCGCTGCCGCGACGGGCAGTGCCCGCGACATCGGCCACGACGAAGCGCTGCAGCTGCGACGCAGCGGCGAACTGCTCGCGCTCGCGGAGCTGCTGGAGCGCGCACGCACCCGTTACCCCGACGCCACCCTGCTCGAAGCCGACCTGGAACGGGAAAGCGGCACCCTGGTCTATGAACTCGAGCTGCTGACCCGCGATGGGCGTGTGCGCGAACTGGAGTTCGACGCCCGCAGCGGCACCCTGCTGAGCGACAAGGATGAGGACTGA
- the pstS gene encoding phosphate ABC transporter substrate-binding protein PstS: MSTGFTKRLVLATVAGVVLASCVEAAEVTGAGASFPAPIYARWADAYQKATGNRVNYQSIGSGGGIKQIIAGTVDFGASDMPLKPEALEKDGLMQFPAVIGGVVPVVNLPGVKPGELKLTGAVLADIYLGKIVRWNDSAIAGLNPGLALPDRGIAVVHRADGSGTTFIFTSYLSKVSTAWQQQVGEGAAVQWPARGGLGGKGNEGVSAFVQRVPASIGYVEYAYARQNQLAHVILKNGAGVFVEPVDASFRAAAANADWSQSAFYAVLTDQPGKDSWPITGATFILVHKVQDKPAQTAEVIRFFDWAYRNGGKMAQDLHYVPLPDSLVELVHGAWGQIKDAPGNSVTADK; encoded by the coding sequence ATGTCGACAGGATTCACGAAACGTCTCGTGTTGGCGACTGTGGCCGGCGTAGTGCTCGCCTCGTGCGTGGAGGCGGCCGAAGTGACCGGTGCGGGCGCTTCCTTTCCCGCACCGATCTACGCCCGGTGGGCCGATGCCTACCAGAAGGCCACCGGCAACCGCGTCAACTACCAGTCGATTGGCTCGGGCGGTGGCATCAAGCAGATCATCGCAGGGACTGTCGACTTCGGTGCTTCCGACATGCCGCTCAAGCCCGAGGCGCTGGAGAAGGACGGTCTCATGCAGTTTCCAGCGGTCATCGGCGGAGTCGTGCCGGTGGTGAACCTCCCGGGCGTGAAGCCGGGTGAACTCAAGCTGACTGGCGCGGTGCTGGCCGACATCTACCTTGGCAAGATTGTCCGGTGGAACGACTCGGCGATCGCCGGGCTGAACCCGGGTCTTGCGCTACCGGACAGAGGCATTGCCGTGGTGCACCGTGCCGACGGTTCGGGCACCACCTTCATCTTTACCAGTTACCTGTCCAAGGTCAGTACCGCGTGGCAACAGCAGGTCGGCGAAGGCGCGGCGGTGCAATGGCCGGCAAGGGGAGGGCTCGGTGGCAAGGGCAACGAGGGCGTCTCTGCCTTCGTCCAGCGTGTGCCCGCATCGATCGGTTACGTCGAGTACGCCTACGCCAGGCAGAACCAGCTCGCACACGTCATCTTGAAGAATGGCGCCGGTGTTTTCGTCGAGCCGGTCGATGCGAGTTTCAGGGCCGCGGCCGCGAATGCCGACTGGAGCCAATCGGCCTTCTACGCGGTCCTGACCGACCAACCGGGCAAGGATTCCTGGCCGATCACCGGCGCTACCTTCATTCTGGTGCACAAGGTGCAGGACAAGCCCGCGCAGACAGCGGAAGTCATCCGGTTCTTCGACTGGGCGTACAGGAACGGTGGCAAGATGGCGCAGGACCTCCATTACGTGCCGTTGCCCGACAGCCTGGTCGAATTGGTCCACGGTGCGTGGGGCCAGATCAAGGATGCGCCCGGCAACTCCGTCACCGCCGACAAGTAG
- a CDS encoding sulfoxide reductase heme-binding subunit YedZ, which translates to MRWRVSIGAWIFGATSEASRAARTMSSVDRRYRFLYKPLVFTACLVPLLWAVGGVLAGAGLLHLPVPGLGADPVRRVLGIFGKTTLNLLGITLCVSPLRVLTGNAQLLRLRRMLGLFAFSYALLHFLVYIGPFQGFDWSAIGKELGKRPYIMVGFSALLILSALAATSTHRMQRRLKRNWQRLHRLVYLAAILGVWHYGWQVKKDLREPLLYAAGLAVLLGWRLWNQRRLNTQRGTRRQP; encoded by the coding sequence ATGAGGTGGCGAGTCTCTATCGGGGCATGGATCTTCGGCGCAACTTCTGAGGCCTCGCGCGCTGCACGCACCATGTCGTCCGTCGATCGCCGCTATCGCTTCCTCTACAAGCCACTCGTATTCACGGCCTGCCTCGTGCCACTGCTGTGGGCCGTCGGCGGCGTGCTGGCCGGAGCGGGTCTCCTGCACCTGCCCGTGCCCGGACTCGGCGCCGACCCGGTGCGGCGCGTGCTCGGCATCTTCGGCAAGACGACACTGAACCTCCTCGGCATCACGCTTTGCGTGTCGCCGCTGCGCGTGTTGACGGGCAACGCGCAACTCCTGCGCTTGCGGCGCATGCTCGGGCTCTTCGCATTCAGCTACGCGCTGCTGCATTTCCTCGTCTACATCGGCCCGTTCCAGGGCTTCGACTGGAGCGCCATCGGCAAGGAGCTCGGCAAGCGCCCGTACATCATGGTCGGCTTCAGCGCGCTCCTGATCCTCTCGGCGCTCGCGGCGACTTCGACCCATCGCATGCAACGCCGGCTCAAACGCAACTGGCAGCGACTGCACCGCCTCGTCTATCTCGCGGCGATACTCGGCGTGTGGCACTACGGCTGGCAGGTCAAGAAGGATCTGCGCGAACCGCTGCTCTATGCCGCAGGACTTGCCGTGCTGCTCGGCTGGCGGCTCTGGAATCAACGGCGGCTCAACACCCAGCGCGGCACGCGCCGCCAGCCCTGA
- a CDS encoding HlyD family efflux transporter periplasmic adaptor subunit has protein sequence MVEWLCGFALIAQVFCSNAEPPLSGYIEGETVFIAPIAAARVESLAIRRGDSVRAGDALVTLDSADAHYALEAARARVAETEARLGNLTTGKRAEEIAVIEASRAAARADLAQAGLDLERIGDLVRRRVQSQSALDQARTAHDVAKARLSEIEASLQVAGIAARVQEIEAARRVVDAARAELNDAEWRLGQRTLSAPANGRIETVIRYPGEIAGPSAPVLMLLPDANRKLRVFVPEPRIARVRIGDLLAVSCDSCSQALQARVNFIAAAPEFTPPQIYSVENRQKLVVLVEAEPIGDARLLAPGQIVDVTLPAAP, from the coding sequence ATGGTCGAGTGGTTGTGCGGTTTCGCACTGATCGCACAGGTATTCTGCAGCAACGCCGAGCCCCCACTGAGCGGCTATATCGAAGGCGAAACCGTTTTCATCGCACCGATCGCGGCAGCGCGCGTGGAATCGCTGGCAATCCGCCGTGGCGACAGCGTGCGTGCAGGCGATGCGCTCGTCACCCTGGACAGCGCCGATGCGCACTACGCGCTGGAGGCAGCACGCGCACGCGTCGCCGAAACCGAGGCGCGGCTCGGCAACCTGACCACCGGCAAGCGCGCCGAGGAAATTGCCGTGATCGAGGCCAGCCGGGCCGCAGCGCGCGCCGACCTCGCGCAGGCCGGGCTGGATCTGGAGCGTATCGGCGACCTCGTGCGTCGCCGCGTACAGAGCCAGTCCGCGCTCGACCAGGCGCGCACCGCACACGATGTGGCGAAGGCGCGTCTCAGCGAAATCGAAGCCAGCCTGCAGGTTGCCGGGATAGCCGCGCGTGTGCAGGAAATCGAGGCCGCGCGGCGCGTGGTCGACGCTGCACGGGCAGAGCTGAACGATGCCGAATGGCGGCTCGGGCAACGCACGCTGAGTGCACCGGCGAACGGTCGCATCGAGACCGTGATCCGCTACCCGGGAGAAATTGCCGGACCGTCGGCACCGGTACTGATGCTGCTGCCGGACGCGAACCGCAAGCTGCGCGTGTTCGTTCCGGAGCCGCGCATCGCCCGGGTGCGAATCGGCGATCTGCTCGCAGTGAGCTGTGATTCCTGCTCGCAGGCGCTGCAGGCTCGTGTGAACTTCATCGCGGCTGCGCCCGAGTTCACGCCGCCACAGATCTACTCGGTCGAAAACCGGCAGAAACTCGTGGTGCTGGTCGAGGCGGAACCGATCGGCGACGCCCGACTGCTCGCGCCGGGACAGATCGTCGACGTCACGCTGCCCGCTGCACCATGA
- the msrP gene encoding protein-methionine-sulfoxide reductase catalytic subunit MsrP, translating to MERHRTFPTPRPSEITSESAYLTRRELLIGALAATAAAAAPAAEAPAPTLHFQRNSRYVVADKLNTREEITNYNNFYEFGTSKTDPAANAGSLRTHPWSVTVTGEAEVTGRFTLEDILKPHPLEERIYRLRCVEAWSMVIPWIGFPLADLLRRFKPTSRAKYVEFTTLLDPAQMPGERSDVLKWPYTEGLRIDEAMHPLALMVVGLYGRELPNQNGAPLRLMVPWKYGFKNGKSIVKIRFTERQPATTWAIAAPDEYGFYANVNPTVDHPRWSQATERRIGDGFFAARRPTLMFNGYADEVASLYRGMDLRRNF from the coding sequence ATGGAACGCCACCGGACTTTTCCGACCCCCCGGCCCTCCGAGATCACGTCCGAGTCGGCCTACCTGACGCGCCGTGAGCTGCTGATCGGCGCGCTCGCGGCAACGGCGGCCGCGGCCGCACCTGCGGCTGAAGCGCCAGCGCCCACCCTGCACTTCCAGCGCAATTCCCGTTACGTCGTTGCCGACAAGCTCAATACCCGGGAAGAGATCACGAACTACAACAATTTCTACGAGTTCGGCACCAGCAAGACCGATCCGGCTGCCAATGCCGGCAGCCTGCGCACGCACCCCTGGAGCGTCACGGTCACCGGTGAAGCCGAAGTGACCGGCCGTTTCACCCTGGAGGACATCCTCAAGCCGCACCCTCTCGAAGAGCGCATCTACCGCCTGCGTTGCGTCGAGGCGTGGTCCATGGTGATCCCGTGGATCGGCTTTCCGCTCGCCGATCTGCTCCGGCGCTTCAAGCCGACGTCGCGGGCGAAGTACGTCGAGTTCACGACGCTCCTCGATCCGGCGCAGATGCCCGGTGAGCGCAGCGACGTGCTCAAGTGGCCCTACACCGAGGGCCTGCGCATCGATGAGGCGATGCACCCGCTGGCCCTGATGGTCGTCGGGCTCTACGGGCGCGAGCTCCCGAATCAGAATGGCGCACCGCTGCGGCTCATGGTGCCGTGGAAGTACGGTTTCAAGAATGGCAAGTCGATCGTGAAGATCCGTTTCACCGAAAGGCAGCCGGCCACCACCTGGGCGATTGCGGCGCCGGACGAGTACGGCTTTTACGCCAACGTGAATCCGACGGTCGATCATCCGCGCTGGAGCCAGGCCACGGAGCGGCGCATCGGCGATGGCTTCTTCGCTGCGCGCCGGCCGACGCTGATGTTCAACGGCTACGCGGATGAGGTGGCGAGTCTCTATCGGGGCATGGATCTTCGGCGCAACTTCTGA
- the rnk gene encoding nucleoside diphosphate kinase regulator has product MSTPPPITVSSLDLERVERHLNGEAARRMPGIDALQAELDRATVVEPEEMPPNIVTMNSTVRFRDDNSGKEYELTLVYPDGAGQPGTVSVLAPIGSALLGVAVGQSIAWVVPGGRAITLRVLELVRQPEAMGEYHR; this is encoded by the coding sequence ATGTCGACACCACCCCCGATCACCGTCTCCAGCCTCGACCTGGAACGCGTCGAGCGCCATCTGAACGGCGAGGCCGCCCGCCGCATGCCCGGAATCGACGCGCTGCAGGCCGAACTCGACCGCGCGACCGTGGTCGAGCCGGAGGAGATGCCGCCCAATATCGTCACGATGAACTCCACCGTGCGTTTCCGTGATGACAACAGCGGCAAGGAGTACGAACTGACGCTGGTGTACCCCGACGGTGCAGGCCAACCCGGCACGGTGTCGGTACTGGCACCGATCGGCAGTGCATTGCTCGGCGTTGCAGTCGGGCAATCGATCGCGTGGGTGGTTCCCGGCGGGCGCGCGATCACGCTGCGCGTGCTGGAACTGGTACGCCAGCCCGAAGCGATGGGTGAATACCATCGGTGA
- a CDS encoding PepSY domain-containing protein: MNTVASRIAAVLLLASGAAFASEDIGPDQAVKLLQEGKIKSFEELNASAQAKHPGATIGETELEQEYGRYIYKVDLRDPQGQKWDVDLDAATGEVLQDSKDD; this comes from the coding sequence ATGAATACCGTCGCATCACGCATCGCTGCCGTCCTTCTGCTCGCTTCGGGAGCCGCGTTCGCCAGCGAGGACATTGGCCCGGACCAGGCCGTGAAGCTGCTGCAGGAAGGCAAGATCAAGTCGTTCGAGGAGCTGAACGCCAGCGCGCAGGCCAAGCACCCGGGCGCAACGATCGGTGAAACCGAGCTGGAGCAGGAATACGGTCGCTATATCTACAAGGTCGATCTTCGCGATCCCCAGGGCCAGAAGTGGGATGTAGACCTCGATGCAGCCACGGGAGAAGTGCTGCAGGACAGCAAGGACGACTGA
- a CDS encoding ABC transporter ATP-binding protein, whose amino-acid sequence MNVIDVRGLTKRFADRTVVHGIDLQVREREIVGFLGPNGSGKTTTIRMLCGLLRPDAAEGSCLGFDVKRDAAAIKRQTGYMTQRFSLYEDLTVEENLDFVARLYDLRPRAARVAQTLAQSGLSARRHQLAASLSGGWKQRLALAACVMHEPKLLLLDEPTAGVDPQARREFWDEIHRLADAGVTVLVSTHYMDEAERCHRIVYIMDGVILADGTIPELIAGAGLHTVTVRGPGVVALRPTLESLDGVDEVTPFGEALHLTGTDHAALMAAITPYRDNPALSWTEDETSLEDLFIHLLRSRRTGERP is encoded by the coding sequence ATGAACGTCATCGACGTGCGCGGGCTCACCAAGCGCTTCGCTGATCGCACGGTTGTCCACGGCATCGATCTGCAGGTGCGCGAGCGCGAGATCGTGGGATTCCTCGGACCCAACGGCAGCGGCAAGACGACGACGATCCGCATGCTGTGCGGCCTGTTGCGCCCCGATGCAGCCGAAGGGAGCTGCCTCGGTTTCGACGTGAAGCGCGATGCCGCAGCGATCAAGCGCCAGACCGGCTACATGACGCAGCGCTTCTCGCTCTACGAGGACCTCACGGTCGAAGAGAACCTCGATTTCGTCGCGCGCCTCTACGACCTGCGTCCGCGGGCTGCACGCGTCGCGCAGACGCTGGCGCAAAGTGGGCTCAGTGCTCGCCGCCACCAGTTGGCCGCCTCGCTCTCGGGTGGCTGGAAGCAGCGCCTCGCGCTGGCCGCCTGCGTGATGCACGAGCCCAAGCTGCTGCTGCTCGACGAGCCGACCGCGGGCGTAGATCCGCAGGCACGTCGGGAATTCTGGGACGAGATCCATCGGCTCGCGGATGCCGGCGTGACCGTACTGGTCTCGACACACTACATGGACGAGGCCGAACGCTGCCATCGCATCGTCTACATCATGGACGGCGTCATCCTCGCCGACGGCACGATACCGGAACTGATAGCGGGAGCCGGCCTGCACACCGTCACAGTGCGGGGTCCGGGTGTCGTCGCGCTGCGCCCGACGCTAGAGAGCCTCGATGGCGTCGATGAAGTCACGCCGTTCGGTGAGGCGCTGCACCTCACCGGCACTGACCACGCCGCACTGATGGCAGCGATCACACCGTATCGCGACAATCCCGCGCTGAGCTGGACCGAAGACGAGACTTCGCTGGAAGACCTGTTCATCCACCTGCTGCGCTCGCGCCGGACCGGGGAGCGACCTTGA
- a CDS encoding response regulator transcription factor gives MRLLLVEDNVALADELLPLLRHEGYAVDWIVDGRDASLRAHDDNYDLAILDLGLPGRSGIDVLGDWRRAGLPLAVLILTARDSFADRIAGLRAGADDYLPKPFHPDELLLRVRALLRRQHGSVNTPRLSAGGFMLDEERKCVDTGAGTIELSAAEFRLLRVLMLNPGRMLSRAAIEEHLYDGATERDSNVVEVLVNRLRRKLGRDAIETRRGLGYRLRDDTSPREA, from the coding sequence ATGCGTCTGCTCCTGGTCGAGGACAACGTCGCGCTGGCAGACGAGCTGTTGCCGCTGCTTCGCCACGAAGGTTACGCCGTCGACTGGATCGTCGACGGGCGTGACGCCTCGCTGCGCGCCCACGACGACAACTACGACCTGGCGATCCTCGACCTCGGTCTGCCGGGGCGCAGCGGCATCGACGTGCTCGGCGATTGGCGCCGCGCCGGGCTGCCGCTCGCCGTGCTGATCCTCACGGCGCGCGACAGCTTCGCCGATCGTATCGCGGGGTTGCGCGCCGGAGCCGACGACTACCTCCCGAAGCCGTTTCATCCCGACGAACTGCTGCTGCGGGTGCGTGCGCTGCTGCGCCGCCAGCACGGCTCGGTCAACACGCCACGCCTGAGCGCGGGCGGGTTCATGCTGGACGAGGAACGCAAGTGCGTCGATACGGGAGCCGGGACGATCGAACTCAGCGCTGCCGAGTTCCGGCTGCTGCGCGTGCTGATGCTGAATCCGGGGCGGATGCTGTCGCGCGCTGCGATCGAGGAACACCTGTACGACGGCGCAACCGAGCGCGACAGCAACGTGGTCGAGGTGCTGGTGAACCGCTTGCGACGCAAGCTCGGACGCGACGCAATCGAGACCCGGCGCGGACTCGGCTACCGCTTGCGCGATGACACAAGCCCCCGCGAGGCCTGA
- a CDS encoding GHKL domain-containing protein, which yields MTQAPARPELAGASIARRLSIGLAASLLLTAAALALVASVLFERALREHALGLLEDDARTVLASINSGPQGLWIDRQHLPRVFERPLSGRYFVVVSAAGTWRSRSLWDHELAVPDIAGAVPGLIAGPQGQRLLCLRTNYRRHGQSLAIMVAADVAPLLADFRRIGLLLLGLGAFAVLALTAMQRAWMRHSALDPLRQAGHQVHELTEGRRDRLDATVAVELQPLVAAINRLLAHTTQSLARSRQALGNLGHALKTPLAVLLALAERSDEPLRTKLLEQIAQMQQRITRELGRARTAGALRGALRFAPRQELPLLVRALQQAHARDIAITWEAPDATLALERDDMLELLGNLLDNACKWARSRVDLRITEQSQLLLIQVEDDGPGIAEGRETEALSRGMRLDEQTPGHGLGLAIVSDIVAAYHGELVLGRAGLGGLGVGIRLPLATEVPDART from the coding sequence ATGACACAAGCCCCCGCGAGGCCTGAGTTGGCCGGCGCATCGATCGCACGGCGCCTGAGCATCGGACTCGCCGCCAGCCTGTTGTTGACCGCTGCCGCACTCGCGCTGGTCGCGTCCGTCCTGTTCGAACGCGCGTTGCGCGAACACGCGCTCGGCCTGCTGGAGGATGACGCACGCACGGTGCTTGCCTCGATCAACAGCGGTCCGCAGGGGCTGTGGATCGATCGCCAGCATCTGCCACGCGTGTTCGAACGTCCGCTGTCCGGACGCTACTTCGTGGTGGTGTCGGCAGCCGGTACCTGGCGTTCGCGCTCGCTGTGGGACCATGAACTCGCCGTGCCCGACATTGCGGGAGCGGTCCCGGGGCTCATTGCCGGGCCGCAGGGGCAGCGGCTGCTGTGCCTGCGCACAAACTATCGCCGTCATGGCCAGTCACTGGCGATCATGGTTGCCGCCGACGTGGCGCCGCTGCTCGCCGATTTCCGCCGGATCGGCCTGCTGCTGCTTGGCCTGGGCGCATTCGCCGTGCTGGCACTGACCGCGATGCAGCGCGCCTGGATGCGCCACAGCGCGCTCGACCCGCTGCGTCAGGCGGGGCATCAGGTACACGAGCTGACCGAAGGCCGGCGCGATCGCCTCGACGCCACGGTGGCGGTCGAGCTGCAGCCGCTGGTTGCTGCGATCAACCGCCTGCTGGCACACACCACGCAGTCGCTCGCGCGCTCGCGCCAGGCGCTCGGCAACCTGGGCCACGCGCTGAAGACTCCGCTCGCGGTGCTGCTCGCGCTCGCCGAACGCAGCGACGAACCGCTGCGCACGAAGCTGCTGGAGCAGATCGCACAGATGCAGCAGCGCATCACGCGCGAACTCGGCCGTGCGCGCACGGCCGGCGCTCTGCGCGGGGCGCTGCGCTTTGCGCCACGGCAGGAACTCCCGCTGCTGGTCCGGGCGCTGCAGCAGGCGCACGCGCGCGACATCGCGATCACGTGGGAAGCGCCCGACGCAACGCTGGCGCTCGAGCGCGACGATATGCTCGAACTGCTCGGCAACCTGCTCGACAACGCCTGCAAGTGGGCACGCTCGCGCGTCGACCTGCGTATCACGGAGCAGTCGCAACTGCTGCTCATCCAGGTCGAGGACGACGGACCGGGCATCGCCGAAGGTCGCGAGACCGAGGCACTGAGCCGTGGCATGCGCCTCGACGAGCAGACACCGGGTCACGGGCTGGGGCTCGCGATCGTCAGCGATATCGTCGCTGCATACCACGGGGAACTGGTACTGGGGCGTGCCGGCCTTGGCGGGCTGGGCGTCGGGATACGCTTGCCGCTCGCAACCGAAGTCCCCGACGCCAGGACCTGA
- a CDS encoding ABC transporter permease gives MSLSRVLAVLIKEFIQLRRDRVTFGMILGVPLIELVIFGFAINSDPRHLPTALFVQDHSAYSRAVVNAFANSGYFELQGQHAGRHAGDRELLRGEVAFVVTIPEDFTYRLLRGERPRVLLEADATDPAASSNAIATTEMLVRSALANERLAAAGTDPGNPAFELVTHRRYNPEGISQYNTVPGLLGVILTMTMVMMPALALTRESERGTMENLLAMPVTPLEVMFGKVLPYAGMGAVQVLIILGVSHAVFHVPMLGSYALLSVMIALFIACVATLGYLISTVARNQMQAMQMTLFFFLPSILLSGFMFPFRGMPQWAQTLGELLPLTHFLRIVRAIMLKGAGFADVVTHTGPLLLFLLLAAAIALRRFRRTLDS, from the coding sequence ATGTCGCTGTCGCGCGTACTCGCGGTGCTGATCAAGGAATTCATCCAGTTGCGCCGTGACCGCGTGACCTTCGGCATGATCCTCGGCGTGCCGCTGATCGAGCTGGTGATCTTCGGTTTCGCGATCAACAGCGACCCCAGGCACCTGCCTACGGCGCTGTTCGTGCAGGACCACAGCGCCTACAGCCGCGCCGTGGTGAACGCATTCGCGAACTCGGGCTACTTCGAACTGCAAGGCCAGCATGCCGGGCGCCACGCGGGTGACCGTGAACTGCTGCGCGGCGAAGTGGCTTTCGTGGTGACGATTCCGGAGGACTTCACGTATCGGCTGCTGCGCGGCGAGCGTCCGCGCGTGCTGCTCGAGGCGGACGCCACCGACCCGGCGGCGTCGTCGAACGCGATCGCCACTACCGAGATGCTGGTGCGCAGTGCACTCGCAAACGAGCGTCTGGCCGCAGCCGGAACGGACCCGGGCAACCCGGCGTTCGAACTCGTCACGCACCGACGCTACAACCCCGAAGGCATCTCGCAGTACAACACCGTGCCCGGACTGCTCGGCGTGATCCTGACCATGACGATGGTGATGATGCCGGCGCTGGCACTCACGCGCGAATCCGAACGCGGCACGATGGAGAACCTGCTCGCGATGCCGGTGACGCCGCTCGAAGTGATGTTCGGCAAGGTGCTGCCGTACGCCGGCATGGGCGCAGTGCAGGTGCTGATCATCCTCGGCGTCTCGCATGCGGTGTTCCACGTGCCGATGCTCGGCTCCTACGCATTGCTGTCGGTGATGATCGCGCTGTTCATTGCCTGCGTGGCCACGCTGGGTTATCTGATCTCCACGGTGGCGCGCAACCAGATGCAGGCGATGCAGATGACGCTGTTCTTCTTCCTGCCGTCGATACTGCTTTCGGGCTTCATGTTCCCGTTTCGCGGCATGCCGCAATGGGCGCAGACACTCGGCGAGTTGCTGCCGCTCACGCACTTCCTGCGCATCGTGCGCGCGATCATGCTGAAGGGCGCCGGATTCGCCGACGTCGTGACACACACCGGCCCGCTGCTGCTGTTCCTGCTGCTGGCAGCAGCAATCGCGCTGCGACGCTTCAGACGCACCCTGGATTCCTGA